The Methylacidimicrobium sp. B4 genome contains a region encoding:
- a CDS encoding sigma factor-like helix-turn-helix DNA-binding protein → MKALRKRKGVRWGVRARERTKGYEGRLDEEQPRVLAAQAGDPADLRWLCAHTELARKEAARFYLPGRADLWPDAENVGWIGVMDALQRWKASAGVCFLDYAVHHIGNRVREFAQSHRSPVRRPAWIFRAYRKMERLLEEGLDWEEIGQRWGCSESTIASIVGVYRGDASLHARVGRPGEDDDRTSLDLLPAPEEADQQEEWRQEDRLLILKMLLSGIDLQARRIVRLSFGLDEEERRPLSSREIAKRLGLSASQVESILRRSLEAMRLGLLRQERCYALHPLPVGIGAHQLNQVASREEESMEEVE, encoded by the coding sequence ATGAAAGCTCTACGGAAAAGAAAGGGAGTGAGGTGGGGCGTGCGCGCTCGGGAGCGCACAAAGGGATACGAAGGCCGGTTGGATGAGGAGCAGCCCCGGGTCTTGGCCGCCCAGGCGGGCGATCCCGCCGACTTGCGATGGCTTTGCGCGCATACGGAGCTGGCTCGCAAGGAGGCGGCTCGATTCTATTTGCCGGGAAGAGCCGATTTGTGGCCGGATGCGGAAAACGTCGGCTGGATCGGAGTCATGGACGCGCTCCAGCGATGGAAGGCCTCTGCTGGTGTCTGTTTCCTCGACTACGCCGTCCATCACATCGGGAATCGCGTCCGGGAATTTGCACAAAGCCACCGCAGCCCGGTCCGCCGGCCCGCATGGATCTTTCGAGCCTATCGGAAGATGGAGCGCTTGCTCGAGGAAGGGCTCGATTGGGAGGAAATCGGGCAACGGTGGGGCTGCTCGGAATCGACCATCGCCTCGATCGTCGGAGTCTATCGCGGAGATGCGAGCCTTCACGCTCGGGTCGGGCGCCCTGGAGAAGACGATGATCGGACTTCCCTCGATCTCTTGCCCGCCCCCGAGGAAGCGGATCAGCAGGAAGAGTGGAGACAAGAAGATCGTCTGCTCATCCTCAAGATGCTTCTTTCGGGGATAGATCTGCAGGCACGGCGCATCGTCCGCCTCTCCTTTGGGCTCGACGAGGAGGAGCGCCGCCCGTTGAGCTCACGGGAGATTGCCAAGCGGCTGGGTCTCTCCGCAAGCCAGGTCGAATCCATCTTGAGGCGATCTCTCGAGGCGATGCGGCTCGGGCTTCTGCGCCAAGAGCGCTGCTATGCGCTCCATCCTCTTCCGGTTGGAATAGGTGCGCATCAGCTCAACCAGGTTGCCTCCCGGGAGGAGGAGAGCATGGAGGAGGTGGAATGA
- a CDS encoding VirB4 family type IV secretion system protein yields MNGSFFAPPQRLWEKGQFFHAKKAPIFRDWSDACPYVGLYDRFLIDKFGGVHAFYRTYFPQADIASPERLSELQEQLRLILIQLPPEIAQTQHLFTCNGDYGPVLEEFTRIASHPAVAPMRANKAQRLTERMLRRKLVWIETHTILTAVPSGSAVGGGSEWNQRISGQGAPSIQRRRLTREEFDAAVHSLETAESVLADTARRAGAQIHPLEAHGIADYFFRLWNPGLAVENGTRLNYDYNSMPFVDSWMLQEMRVERDYLQIGDYAHGLVSMVGLPLETRPRDMERMTVGLPFRDVRVSLIVRRTDKLAEMERLRKRIDWADQRMRMGLNLIDMLHKPHDDRRDSGVQNIEAWMQIEEAQSLLSDVRSGADDLVQVQLTVHSWHREPNEVRRRAKLLLNRFGDLARARGWIERSSLLPVLMTEMPGVYAPLLRPLLVRARMAADLLPIFRGLESEEKPVHLFGNTTGGLVALNLEDKRNEGASMLYISGVKGSGKSVLAQLILLRHLGPEAILLIIDKGSSYDRLVELLGGTTVRLEADRPICFNPFQVYVGATESGELREPEPGELAKVIHCLEILANAGQEELSTEERNILEAIARQTFSNAVKNRERLVTLSDFSLQLAYRSDARFLAERLKPFVEGRYRSWFNGETQFHLKSRVVHFDFEHISQDESLAAALIPMSTLFVSDMILSHPEAFKILVFGEMWQHINNPTTANLIVDAFKTYRKKRCAIIGESQAILDLTDSSKVAKAVIQNVDTWILLPQGSEQHVEFAVHELELTKGQRDCLLNLRNAARLHPDGEAELWREAFYLRGRGVDALSGIVRVEIEPEEYWLTTTTPADLPAWKAAREAFGNDLSQALAALARQFPTGVREEVAGATKMPEQPIAIR; encoded by the coding sequence ATGAACGGCTCCTTCTTTGCCCCTCCCCAGCGGCTCTGGGAAAAGGGTCAGTTCTTTCACGCCAAGAAGGCGCCTATCTTCCGCGACTGGAGCGATGCCTGTCCCTATGTTGGACTCTACGATCGCTTCCTGATCGACAAGTTTGGAGGCGTCCACGCTTTCTATCGGACCTATTTTCCGCAGGCAGACATTGCAAGCCCGGAACGGCTTTCTGAGCTTCAGGAGCAGCTCCGGCTGATCTTGATTCAGCTCCCTCCCGAGATCGCCCAGACCCAACACCTCTTTACCTGCAATGGAGATTATGGCCCGGTCCTGGAAGAGTTTACCCGGATCGCCTCCCACCCCGCGGTGGCCCCGATGCGGGCGAACAAGGCCCAGCGGCTCACCGAGCGGATGCTCCGCCGCAAGCTTGTCTGGATCGAAACCCACACGATCCTGACTGCGGTCCCGTCCGGTTCCGCCGTGGGAGGAGGGAGCGAGTGGAACCAACGCATCAGCGGCCAGGGCGCTCCTTCCATTCAACGGCGACGGCTCACTCGGGAGGAGTTCGATGCAGCGGTCCATAGCCTTGAAACGGCAGAATCGGTCCTTGCCGACACCGCCCGTCGCGCGGGAGCACAAATCCACCCTCTCGAGGCGCACGGAATCGCCGACTACTTCTTCCGCCTCTGGAATCCCGGCTTGGCCGTCGAAAATGGCACCCGCCTCAACTACGACTACAACTCGATGCCCTTCGTCGACTCCTGGATGCTCCAGGAAATGCGCGTGGAGAGGGATTACCTCCAGATTGGAGACTATGCGCATGGCCTGGTCTCGATGGTCGGCCTGCCATTGGAGACACGGCCCAGGGATATGGAGCGGATGACGGTCGGACTCCCGTTTCGGGATGTCCGCGTCAGCCTGATCGTCCGGCGCACCGACAAGCTGGCCGAAATGGAGAGGCTGCGAAAGCGAATCGACTGGGCGGACCAGCGGATGCGGATGGGGTTGAACCTGATCGACATGCTTCACAAGCCACACGACGACCGGCGCGATTCGGGCGTTCAGAATATCGAAGCCTGGATGCAGATCGAGGAGGCCCAGTCGCTCCTGAGCGACGTCCGCTCCGGAGCCGACGATCTGGTCCAGGTTCAGCTGACCGTTCACTCGTGGCACAGGGAGCCCAATGAGGTGCGCCGCCGGGCCAAGCTGCTTCTCAACCGCTTTGGGGATCTCGCCCGGGCGCGAGGATGGATCGAGCGGTCAAGCCTCTTGCCCGTGCTCATGACCGAGATGCCGGGAGTCTACGCTCCGCTGCTTCGGCCGCTGCTGGTGCGCGCGCGAATGGCCGCCGATCTCCTGCCGATCTTCCGCGGCTTGGAGAGCGAGGAGAAGCCGGTCCACCTTTTTGGAAACACGACCGGAGGCTTGGTCGCGCTCAACCTGGAGGACAAGCGGAACGAAGGGGCGAGCATGCTCTACATCAGCGGGGTCAAAGGGTCGGGAAAGAGCGTGCTCGCCCAGCTCATCCTCCTCCGGCATCTCGGTCCTGAGGCGATCCTTCTCATCATCGACAAGGGATCGAGCTACGATCGGCTAGTCGAGCTCCTCGGGGGGACGACCGTCCGGCTCGAGGCCGACCGGCCGATCTGCTTCAATCCCTTTCAAGTCTATGTCGGTGCGACCGAATCGGGAGAGCTGCGGGAGCCTGAGCCCGGAGAGCTCGCGAAGGTGATCCACTGCCTGGAGATCCTTGCGAACGCCGGCCAGGAGGAGCTTTCGACCGAGGAGCGGAACATCCTCGAGGCGATCGCCCGGCAGACCTTTTCGAACGCCGTCAAGAATCGGGAACGCCTGGTGACGCTGAGCGACTTTTCCCTTCAGCTCGCCTACCGATCGGACGCCCGCTTCCTGGCGGAACGGCTGAAGCCGTTCGTCGAGGGGCGCTACCGCTCCTGGTTCAACGGGGAGACGCAATTTCACCTCAAAAGCCGGGTCGTCCATTTCGACTTCGAGCATATCTCCCAAGACGAGAGCCTGGCGGCCGCCCTCATTCCGATGTCGACCCTCTTCGTGAGCGATATGATCCTCTCGCATCCCGAGGCATTCAAGATCCTCGTCTTTGGAGAGATGTGGCAGCACATCAACAATCCGACGACTGCGAACCTGATCGTCGACGCCTTCAAGACCTACCGCAAGAAGCGGTGCGCGATTATCGGCGAGTCCCAGGCAATCCTCGACCTGACCGACAGCTCCAAGGTGGCAAAGGCGGTCATTCAAAACGTCGATACCTGGATCCTGCTGCCGCAAGGAAGCGAGCAGCATGTGGAATTTGCCGTCCACGAGCTCGAGCTCACCAAGGGGCAACGCGACTGCCTGCTCAACCTCAGGAACGCCGCCCGTCTCCATCCCGATGGGGAGGCCGAGCTCTGGCGGGAGGCTTTCTACCTGCGGGGCAGGGGCGTCGATGCGCTCTCCGGGATCGTGCGGGTCGAGATCGAGCCGGAAGAGTATTGGCTCACGACGACCACGCCAGCGGATCTGCCCGCTTGGAAGGCGGCGCGGGAAGCGTTTGGAAACGACCTTTCCCAAGCTCTCGCGGCTCTGGCGCGCCAGTTCCCGACCGGCGTTCGGGAAGAGGTGGCGGGTGCAACGAAAATGCCCGAGCAGCCGATCGCAATCCGATGA
- a CDS encoding IS256 family transposase codes for MAMRIEPNPLEAAYAVLLEHGLEGAGEALRILVNEAARMERSHFLGALPYERSVNRRDYANGFKPKTVLTKLGEITFEVPQVRSGDFYPSALEKGTRTDQAVHLALAEMYVQGVSTRRVIDVLQRLLGPEIKLSSAQVSRAAAKLDEGLSAWRERPLGEVPYLFLDARYEKVRLEGRIVDCAVLVAVGVEASGKRRVLGCEVATSEAEIHWRHCLEGLMRRGLKGVRLIVADDHAGLKAARRAVLPAVPWQRCQFHLQQNARQFVTRVEARMTVAAQLRAIFNAPDRAEAERLLKITLALWHKEHPKLARWAEEAIAEGLTVFDFPPEHHLRLRTTNGLERINRELRRRTRVASIFPNPESCLRLVSALLAELDDEWMTSKVYLTLNP; via the coding sequence ATGGCAATGCGAATCGAACCCAATCCACTAGAGGCAGCCTATGCGGTACTGCTGGAGCACGGCCTGGAGGGCGCTGGCGAAGCCTTGCGCATCCTCGTCAACGAGGCCGCCAGGATGGAGCGTTCGCACTTTCTGGGCGCCCTGCCCTACGAGCGCAGCGTAAACCGGCGCGATTATGCCAACGGCTTCAAACCCAAGACGGTTCTGACCAAGCTGGGCGAGATTACCTTCGAGGTACCGCAAGTGCGCTCGGGTGACTTTTATCCCTCCGCTCTGGAAAAGGGAACGCGCACCGATCAAGCCGTCCATCTCGCTCTGGCCGAGATGTATGTCCAGGGTGTGTCGACCCGGCGCGTGATCGATGTGTTGCAGCGGCTCTTGGGGCCAGAAATCAAGCTTTCTTCGGCCCAGGTCAGTCGCGCCGCCGCCAAGCTCGATGAGGGGCTTTCCGCCTGGCGTGAGCGTCCCTTGGGCGAAGTGCCCTACCTCTTTCTCGATGCCCGCTACGAGAAAGTCCGCCTGGAGGGAAGAATCGTCGATTGCGCCGTCTTGGTCGCGGTCGGCGTCGAGGCTTCGGGCAAGCGCCGGGTGCTGGGCTGTGAGGTGGCCACTTCGGAAGCCGAGATCCATTGGCGGCACTGTCTGGAGGGCCTCATGCGTCGAGGGCTCAAGGGGGTGAGGCTCATCGTTGCCGACGACCACGCGGGGCTCAAGGCCGCCCGCCGAGCGGTGTTGCCTGCGGTTCCCTGGCAACGCTGCCAGTTCCACCTGCAACAAAACGCCCGTCAGTTCGTCACCCGCGTCGAGGCGAGAATGACGGTTGCCGCTCAGTTGCGCGCCATCTTCAATGCCCCCGACCGGGCCGAAGCCGAGCGGCTGTTGAAGATCACCCTTGCGCTTTGGCATAAGGAACACCCCAAGCTCGCACGCTGGGCCGAGGAGGCCATTGCTGAGGGTCTGACGGTCTTCGACTTCCCGCCCGAGCACCACCTGCGGCTGCGCACCACCAACGGCTTGGAGCGTATCAACCGGGAACTGAGACGCCGCACCCGTGTGGCCAGCATCTTCCCCAATCCCGAATCCTGCCTACGGCTCGTCTCGGCTCTCCTTGCCGAACTCGACGACGAGTGGATGACCAGCAAGGTTTACCTCACCCTCAACCCGTAG
- a CDS encoding tetratricopeptide repeat protein: MRILLLLAVAILSPLVANIPARATSVAQLEQAAKEGDIKAETNLGLAYYYGQGVPQDYTQAVYWFRKAAEKGYAVAEDRLGVAYYYGLGVSKDYTQAVYWFRKAAEQGYASAEANLGAVYSEGEGGTHDYTQAVYWYRKAAAQGNVDAEGGLGLAYFKGQGVPQDYTQAAFWYWRAANHGDAVAASILGHAYFRGLGVTPDYTQGVHWLRKAAEKGVPEAQHALGVAYEYGRGVTRDSSEAISWYRKAAAQGDADAKKRLARLEGGGN, translated from the coding sequence ATGAGGATCTTACTTCTTCTCGCCGTAGCGATCTTGAGTCCACTCGTCGCGAACATCCCCGCAAGGGCCACGAGCGTGGCTCAACTCGAGCAAGCCGCCAAGGAGGGGGACATCAAGGCGGAAACCAACCTGGGCCTTGCCTACTACTACGGCCAAGGCGTGCCGCAGGATTACACCCAAGCGGTCTATTGGTTCCGAAAAGCCGCGGAGAAGGGCTATGCCGTGGCGGAGGACCGTCTGGGGGTTGCCTATTACTACGGCCTAGGCGTTTCAAAGGACTACACCCAAGCGGTCTATTGGTTCCGAAAAGCCGCTGAACAGGGATACGCGTCGGCGGAAGCAAACCTGGGCGCTGTTTATTCCGAAGGAGAAGGCGGGACTCACGATTACACCCAAGCGGTCTATTGGTACCGCAAGGCCGCCGCCCAGGGTAATGTCGATGCGGAAGGCGGCCTGGGCCTTGCCTATTTCAAGGGTCAAGGCGTCCCTCAGGATTACACCCAAGCCGCCTTTTGGTACTGGAGAGCCGCGAATCATGGCGATGCCGTCGCAGCAAGCATCCTGGGTCATGCCTATTTCCGTGGCCTAGGCGTGACCCCGGATTATACTCAGGGGGTCCATTGGCTCCGAAAGGCCGCGGAGAAGGGAGTCCCTGAGGCGCAGCATGCGCTGGGCGTTGCCTATGAGTACGGCCGTGGGGTGACGCGCGATTCGAGCGAGGCGATCTCCTGGTACAGGAAAGCCGCCGCGCAGGGCGATGCCGATGCGAAGAAACGGCTTGCTCGCCTCGAAGGCGGAGGAAATTAG
- a CDS encoding glycosyltransferase family 2 protein — MRESIEVSAILVTYNSRPVLDGCLRSLQAQEGIGLEILVVDNASKDGTGDWLAERFPEIRLWRNRENVGFGRACNQGMREARGEVLLFVNPDLRFPEPDAVAQLAGALRADPSLGAVGPTLYGEDGLRQPSTARGYPNERWTRGELGSLPGELAALLGACLALPAETAKAVGGFDEDFFLYGEDQDLCLRLRRKGLRLACLSEVRARHIGRHSEEGTSPREYWRKKLQGEYLFYRKHYAAHSLRRIRIRQWVKSSWELLLLALCWPIAGRASGWKERWGKYAAIREAAEGREGNNGKAEIAPVRHSEAALLGADRE; from the coding sequence GTGAGGGAGTCGATCGAGGTATCCGCCATCCTTGTGACCTACAACAGCCGTCCGGTGCTGGACGGCTGCCTCCGTTCGCTTCAGGCCCAAGAGGGGATTGGGCTCGAGATTCTCGTGGTCGACAACGCCTCCAAGGACGGGACGGGGGATTGGCTCGCCGAGCGCTTCCCCGAGATCCGGCTCTGGCGAAATCGCGAAAACGTGGGTTTTGGAAGGGCCTGCAACCAGGGGATGCGAGAGGCAAGGGGAGAGGTGCTCCTTTTTGTGAACCCGGACCTCCGGTTCCCCGAGCCCGATGCGGTGGCGCAGCTGGCTGGCGCCTTGCGCGCCGACCCGTCTTTGGGCGCGGTGGGGCCGACCCTCTACGGGGAGGATGGCTTGCGGCAGCCGAGCACGGCCCGGGGGTATCCCAACGAGCGGTGGACCAGGGGCGAGCTTGGGTCTTTGCCCGGCGAGCTTGCCGCTCTCTTGGGCGCCTGCCTGGCATTACCTGCGGAGACCGCAAAGGCGGTCGGGGGGTTCGACGAGGATTTCTTTCTCTATGGGGAGGACCAGGATCTCTGCCTGCGCCTGCGGCGGAAGGGGTTGAGGCTCGCCTGCCTTTCCGAGGTGCGGGCCCGGCATATCGGCCGGCATAGCGAGGAAGGGACGAGCCCGCGGGAGTATTGGCGCAAGAAGCTGCAAGGGGAATATCTCTTCTACCGCAAGCACTATGCGGCCCATTCTCTCCGCCGGATTCGGATCCGCCAATGGGTGAAGAGCTCGTGGGAGCTTCTCCTGCTCGCGCTCTGTTGGCCGATTGCCGGGAGGGCGAGCGGCTGGAAGGAGCGATGGGGCAAGTATGCGGCCATTCGGGAGGCGGCGGAGGGCAGGGAAGGGAATAACGGAAAGGCGGAGATCGCTCCGGTCAGGCATTCGGAAGCGGCCCTCCTGGGAGCAGATCGAGAATGA
- a CDS encoding glycosyltransferase family A protein, which translates to MPDPQKPRVTVGIPVFNGARFVAQAIESALAQSWPPEEVIVVDDGSKDETPEVLERYRGRVTILRQSNQGAPAARNRILLEAQGEWIQYLDADDYLEPGKIERQWSECPNREADAILSPLLEERWEGGRPLPVRQPPDEGDPDPIVRWFQRKNPQVAAGLWRKKSLLRIGGWNRSIRCATEDNDLYLRSLQADFRFAWTPTAGAVYRADWSLGSFCHRNHAELFQTELTLLDRMAGWLHERGQWTDARREAAARAYFQTLREIAKDDLREATRLYEERKKSGLVYPCGPKASPTYRTIFGLLGFEGTERICRVADQLRPLEQRFRKRRREHAI; encoded by the coding sequence ATGCCCGATCCCCAAAAGCCACGGGTCACGGTAGGAATCCCGGTCTTCAATGGCGCCCGGTTTGTCGCGCAGGCGATCGAGAGCGCTCTAGCCCAAAGCTGGCCACCGGAGGAAGTGATCGTCGTGGACGACGGCTCCAAGGATGAGACGCCGGAAGTCCTGGAGAGGTATCGCGGCCGGGTCACGATCCTGCGCCAAAGCAACCAGGGCGCCCCCGCGGCGAGAAACCGGATCCTCTTGGAGGCCCAAGGGGAGTGGATCCAGTACCTGGATGCCGACGACTACCTGGAGCCCGGGAAGATCGAGCGCCAGTGGTCCGAATGCCCCAATCGGGAGGCGGATGCGATCCTTTCTCCCCTGCTCGAGGAGCGGTGGGAGGGGGGGAGACCCTTGCCGGTCCGACAACCGCCGGACGAGGGGGATCCGGATCCCATCGTCCGCTGGTTTCAACGCAAGAACCCGCAAGTAGCCGCCGGGCTGTGGCGGAAAAAGTCGCTCCTCCGCATCGGAGGATGGAACCGCTCGATTCGCTGCGCCACCGAGGACAACGATCTCTACCTCCGATCCCTGCAGGCGGATTTCCGCTTCGCTTGGACGCCGACAGCCGGGGCGGTCTATCGGGCCGACTGGTCGCTCGGGTCGTTCTGCCATCGGAACCATGCGGAGCTTTTCCAGACCGAGCTTACCCTCCTCGACCGGATGGCCGGATGGCTCCACGAGCGGGGGCAATGGACGGATGCACGCAGGGAAGCTGCGGCACGGGCCTACTTCCAGACGCTCCGGGAGATTGCGAAGGATGACCTGAGAGAGGCGACACGGCTCTACGAGGAGCGGAAAAAAAGCGGCCTTGTCTACCCTTGTGGTCCGAAGGCGTCGCCAACCTATCGCACGATCTTCGGCCTGCTCGGCTTCGAGGGAACCGAACGGATCTGCCGGGTGGCGGACCAGCTGCGGCCGCTGGAGCAGCGTTTTCGGAAGCGGAGGAGAGAGCATGCGATATGA
- a CDS encoding cysteine desulfurase family protein, translating into MIFLDSAAANPVLPAVLEAMLPFFREPGNSASLHSAGVRAREALERAREAVAAFLGAAPTEIFFTSGGTESINLAIKGFYEANRKRGGRILCSPLESAAVLRSLDWLRGQGAEIVSVPIDREGRVDPSAIAATLNPETILVCVQWANGETGTMQPIREIGEICEGAGVALFCDATAATGWTPVDFHDVPVALSAVHFRGCGGPVGVGALYKREGVALQAQIHGGPQEKGVRAGTENLPGIVGTGKAAELATGTVAATEVRLRSLSDKLWTALRNEVPELHWHGPPPGEGRLPHHLAWSAEGIEGEAQVLACDLQGAAIAAGPSCMSQSLRGSPVLRAIGVPARLIFSAIQVTLHRGITETDLDSFRRIYSKVVERLRSLSPAWQIAKERLASSPSADGGGR; encoded by the coding sequence GTGATCTTCTTGGACTCGGCAGCGGCGAACCCGGTCCTTCCGGCGGTGCTGGAAGCGATGCTTCCCTTTTTCCGGGAGCCGGGCAATTCCGCTAGCCTCCACAGCGCCGGTGTGCGGGCGAGGGAAGCCTTGGAGCGGGCGCGGGAGGCGGTTGCAGCCTTCCTGGGGGCCGCTCCCACCGAGATCTTCTTCACCTCCGGTGGCACCGAATCGATCAATCTCGCCATCAAAGGGTTCTACGAAGCCAACCGCAAACGGGGCGGCCGCATCCTCTGCTCTCCTCTCGAATCGGCCGCGGTGTTGCGCTCGCTCGACTGGCTGCGCGGGCAGGGCGCGGAGATCGTATCGGTCCCGATCGACCGGGAAGGGCGCGTCGATCCCTCCGCCATCGCCGCGACGCTCAACCCCGAGACCATCCTGGTCTGCGTCCAGTGGGCCAATGGCGAAACGGGCACGATGCAACCGATCCGGGAAATCGGGGAGATCTGCGAGGGGGCGGGGGTGGCTCTCTTCTGCGACGCGACGGCAGCCACGGGCTGGACGCCGGTCGATTTCCACGACGTCCCGGTCGCTCTCTCCGCGGTACACTTCCGCGGGTGCGGAGGTCCCGTGGGGGTTGGTGCCCTCTACAAACGAGAGGGAGTCGCTCTCCAGGCGCAGATTCATGGGGGTCCGCAAGAGAAGGGAGTGCGCGCGGGAACAGAGAATCTTCCGGGAATCGTCGGGACGGGCAAGGCGGCGGAGCTGGCCACGGGGACTGTGGCTGCCACGGAGGTTCGCCTGCGCTCCCTTTCGGACAAGCTCTGGACGGCGCTCCGCAACGAGGTTCCCGAGCTCCATTGGCACGGTCCTCCTCCCGGGGAGGGGCGTCTGCCCCATCATCTGGCTTGGAGTGCTGAAGGAATCGAAGGAGAGGCGCAGGTGCTCGCCTGCGATCTCCAGGGAGCGGCAATCGCCGCAGGTCCGAGCTGCATGAGCCAGTCGCTCCGGGGCAGCCCTGTTCTTCGGGCGATCGGCGTTCCAGCGCGGCTGATTTTCTCAGCCATCCAGGTCACGCTCCACCGGGGGATCACCGAAACGGATCTCGACTCGTTCCGCCGAATCTATTCCAAGGTTGTCGAAAGGTTGCGATCGCTCTCGCCCGCCTGGCAGATCGCGAAGGAGCGACTAGCTTCGTCCCCCTCTGCGGACGGGGGGGGCCGGTGA
- a CDS encoding phosphatase PAP2 family protein, with amino-acid sequence MSDSRSSATDQPDGGVEPEKKRWLHRLALSIGLLAAGLFLTFPLDFRTYHTLERIDRPVFQHLAQQLSLWGDYFPGSILVSVLLFAGGWVARSRRARLAALASLLAATASGLTVDAGRFSLGRPRPYATAAEALTIGYRPVPRVSFGRIRPDNDLLDGFYGPVGIHMFQGFPSGHAASSMASAIAIVPLVPELGLPLSLLSAGVCWSRMELRQHYLSDVTVGATWGALWGIYLGGLFSRRITHRPRPAPASPPKREI; translated from the coding sequence GTGAGCGATTCACGGAGCTCAGCGACAGATCAGCCGGACGGAGGGGTCGAGCCGGAGAAAAAGCGCTGGCTCCACCGGCTTGCGCTTTCCATAGGCCTTTTGGCCGCGGGACTCTTCCTCACGTTCCCGCTCGATTTTCGCACCTATCACACTCTGGAGCGGATCGACCGGCCCGTCTTTCAACACCTGGCACAGCAGTTGAGTCTCTGGGGAGACTACTTTCCCGGAAGCATTCTCGTGTCGGTTCTCTTGTTTGCTGGAGGCTGGGTGGCCAGGAGCCGGCGGGCCCGCTTGGCCGCCCTGGCAAGTTTGCTGGCGGCCACCGCCTCCGGCCTGACCGTCGACGCCGGCCGCTTCTCCTTGGGCCGGCCTCGGCCCTACGCCACGGCAGCGGAGGCTCTGACGATCGGGTACCGGCCGGTGCCGAGGGTCTCCTTCGGAAGGATCCGTCCGGACAATGACCTTCTCGACGGGTTCTACGGCCCGGTCGGCATCCACATGTTTCAGGGATTTCCCTCGGGCCATGCCGCCTCGTCGATGGCGAGCGCCATCGCCATCGTCCCACTGGTTCCGGAACTCGGCCTTCCCTTGAGCCTTCTTTCCGCAGGAGTCTGCTGGTCGCGAATGGAGCTCCGGCAGCACTACCTCTCGGATGTCACCGTCGGGGCAACTTGGGGCGCATTGTGGGGGATTTATCTCGGTGGACTCTTCTCTCGACGCATCACCCATCGGCCGAGACCGGCTCCCGCCTCGCCGCCCAAAAGGGAGATTTGA